Below is a window of Cryptosporangium aurantiacum DNA.
CATTCGCCGCCGCCCGCGACATCTTCCCGCCCAAGCGCGTCGGCCTTGCCAGTAGCCTCATCGGCAGCAGCCTTGGCCTCACCGTGGCGCTAGTGCCGCTGCTGTCGGGCTACCTGTTGGACTGGTTCGGATTCCGCGGTCCGCTGTGGTTCGTGGTGGCCGGCATCGTGGTCGCCTTCGCCCTGCTCACGACGCTGCCGGACATGCCGGGCCATCCGACCGGGCAGCGCTTCGACGTGCTCGGATCGGTCCTGCTCGGCGCCGCAACCGTCAGCCTCGTCTACGGCCTCGGACAGGGGACGGCCTGGGGCTGGGACAGCCCGCGCATCCTTGGCCTGTTCGCCGTCACCGTTCTGGCCACCGTCGCCTTCGTGATCGTCGAACGCCGCACCGCAGACCCGGTGGTGGACCTGCGCATGCTGACCCGCCGCAACGTGGCCACCGTGCTCGGCGGCACCGGGTTGATGCAGGGCACCCTCTACTCGGTCGCGACCGTGCTGACGTTGCTCGCGCTCTTCCCAGCCATCCCCGGCGTCTCAGCGGGACTCGGCTGGAGCGGCACGAAAATCGCCCTGGTCACCCTCGCCGGCCAATCGCTGCTCTTCGCCACCGGCTTCCTGGTCGGCAAGATGAGCGCACGATGGGATCCCCGCAAACCATGGTGGGCCGGCGCCGCGATCACCATCGCCGGACTACTCTCCTACGCCTTCCTGCACCACACCATCGCTCAGATCGCCTTCTCGGCAATCGTCCTCGGTCTCGGCTCCGGCCTGGCCATCGGAGCCGTCCCGCTGCTCATCCTCGGGAGCGTCAGCCCCGAAGAACAAGGCATGGCCAACGGCATGAACATCCTCATCAACGGCCTGATCAACGCGATCACCGCGCAGCTGATCTTCGTCGTGATGGCCCGCAGCGGCGTCGTACTCAAAGGCACCCAGTTCTACAGCGA
It encodes the following:
- a CDS encoding MFS transporter — its product is MTTQSPPQATSVGSTGTARFALLLVALIWPAQLLTAAGVATGMTSAAIAQHFQTTQIAWFGLAYTIVATVLTPVVARLGDRYGKKRVMLAITAIGLVGDLLVVLSPAYPGVLVGRALAGCYGPIAALAFAAARDIFPPKRVGLASSLIGSSLGLTVALVPLLSGYLLDWFGFRGPLWFVVAGIVVAFALLTTLPDMPGHPTGQRFDVLGSVLLGAATVSLVYGLGQGTAWGWDSPRILGLFAVTVLATVAFVIVERRTADPVVDLRMLTRRNVATVLGGTGLMQGTLYSVATVLTLLALFPAIPGVSAGLGWSGTKIALVTLAGQSLLFATGFLVGKMSARWDPRKPWWAGAAITIAGLLSYAFLHHTIAQIAFSAIVLGLGSGLAIGAVPLLILGSVSPEEQGMANGMNILINGLINAITAQLIFVVMARSGVVLKGTQFYSDASFRDAYLLSAGLAAVALLITLAIPRVLKTSEIHSGGQ